The Leptospira barantonii genome includes a region encoding these proteins:
- a CDS encoding metal-sensitive transcriptional regulator, whose amino-acid sequence MKPKHKLHSDPKVKENLILRLKKIEGQVRGIQGMIEREEYCDDVLNQLSSTKSALDGVSKTLLKSHIQTCVVERFQQNDSKILDEFMTTVDRILK is encoded by the coding sequence ATGAAACCGAAACACAAACTTCATTCGGATCCGAAGGTTAAGGAGAATCTGATTCTTCGTTTGAAAAAGATCGAAGGGCAGGTCCGAGGGATTCAAGGGATGATCGAAAGGGAAGAATACTGCGACGACGTTTTGAATCAGTTGTCTTCCACGAAGTCGGCCTTGGACGGAGTTTCGAAAACTCTTCTCAAAAGCCATATCCAAACCTGCGTTGTCGAAAGATTTCAGCAGAACGATTCCAAGATCCTGGACGAGTTTATGACGACCGTGGATCGCATTCTTAAATAA
- a CDS encoding PA0069 family radical SAM protein produces the protein MIEKPKINRGTQSKIAGRFESRTRETDPEFEDDRMSPQTVLLEEKAKTIVSENDVPDLFFTKSINPYRGCEHGCIYCYARPNHAYVDLSPGIDFETKIFAKKNAPELLRKYLSKQKGEVHTIQLAGVTDIYQPAERKLEITRELLKVFLEFKQPVALITKSFLITRDLDLLEKLASENLVKAFISVTTLDSELWKRMEPRTASPERRLEAIRKLSEIGVPTGVMAAPMIPGLNDIELERILEKSKASGARSAGMVFLRLPYEVAPLFMDWLEKNYPLKKDKVENLIRQARGGKLYDSDYKTRMIGSGNYAEMLWKRFFNARKRLELEDRMSLNKKIFRIPDLYRIRLTKGESFIPGLQ, from the coding sequence ATGATCGAAAAACCCAAAATCAACCGGGGAACTCAGTCCAAAATCGCGGGACGTTTCGAATCCAGAACCAGAGAAACGGATCCCGAATTTGAAGATGATAGAATGTCGCCTCAGACCGTTCTTCTCGAAGAAAAGGCCAAAACGATCGTTTCCGAAAACGACGTTCCCGATCTGTTTTTTACGAAATCCATCAATCCGTATCGAGGATGCGAACACGGTTGTATCTACTGTTACGCAAGACCGAATCACGCGTATGTGGATCTTTCGCCCGGAATCGATTTCGAAACCAAGATATTCGCGAAGAAAAACGCTCCCGAACTTCTACGAAAATATCTTTCGAAACAAAAAGGAGAAGTCCATACAATTCAACTCGCGGGTGTTACTGATATTTATCAACCCGCGGAAAGAAAATTGGAAATCACGAGAGAACTTCTCAAAGTATTCTTGGAATTCAAACAACCGGTCGCGTTGATCACCAAATCCTTTTTAATCACCCGCGATTTGGATCTTTTGGAAAAACTCGCATCCGAGAATTTAGTGAAGGCCTTCATCAGCGTAACAACGCTGGATTCCGAGTTATGGAAAAGAATGGAACCGAGAACCGCAAGCCCCGAAAGAAGACTAGAAGCGATTCGAAAACTTTCCGAAATCGGAGTTCCGACCGGAGTGATGGCCGCTCCGATGATTCCCGGACTGAACGATATAGAACTGGAAAGAATATTAGAAAAATCTAAAGCATCCGGAGCCAGAAGCGCGGGAATGGTTTTTTTGAGACTTCCCTACGAGGTCGCTCCCTTGTTTATGGATTGGCTTGAGAAGAATTATCCCCTCAAAAAGGATAAGGTCGAAAATTTAATACGACAAGCTCGGGGAGGAAAACTCTACGATTCCGATTACAAAACCCGGATGATCGGAAGCGGAAATTACGCCGAAATGCTTTGGAAAAGATTTTTTAACGCGCGAAAACGCCTCGAACTCGAGGATCGAATGTCGCTTAACAAAAAAATTTTCCGAATTCCTGATCTATACCGAATTCGCTTAACAAAAGGAGAATCGTTCATTCCGGGATTACAGTGA